The following are encoded together in the Triticum dicoccoides isolate Atlit2015 ecotype Zavitan chromosome 6B, WEW_v2.0, whole genome shotgun sequence genome:
- the LOC119321949 gene encoding disease resistance protein RGA5-like, which produces MEVALVSAATGALKPVLGKLATLLGDEYKRFKGVHREIKSLSSELAAMEAFLLKISEEEDPDIQDKVWMNEIRELSYDMEDSIDDFMQSVDDGDTKPDGFLEKMKNSLGKLGKMKARRRIGNEIHDLKKQIIEVAERNERYKQAREAFSKAKNTTIDSRALAIFKHASELVGIDEPKAEVIKLLTKGASTQEKMKLVSIVGSGGMGKTTLANQVYQDLKGEFEYRAFLSVSRNPDMMNIMRTIFSEVSGQRYADTEAGSLQQLISKINDFLVDKRYFIVVDDIWDVGTWHVINLAFPVTSAGSIIITTTRINDVAESCRSTPFSGDIYCIRPLDMVHSSKLFYTRLFNSEENCPSYLKIVSEHILKKCARLPLAIIAISGLLANTERSEGQWKQVEGSIGRAHERNPNLEGMMKILSLSYFDLPAHLKSCLLCLSIFPEDSIIKKKVLINKWIAERLIHTEGGYSTTYEFGKRCFNELINRSLIQPVEAGKYDSVKSCRLHDTILDFIILKSTEENFVTLVGVPSLTIGTKRKVRRLSLQARKQEELIVPTGLVLSHVRSLDVFGESVKIPSMDKFRHLRFLDFKDCKQLENDHLENIGKLFQLRYLNLGGADNVSKLPEQLGSLWCLEILDVSRTSICELPPSIVNLKRLVHLLITTEAILPCGISKLQTLEKLSLVSVYSQSFNVLREFEKLQSLKVLTLDLEDYYNSTDRVNAENESKQTIIAASLKNLGNLLSLTVLNGPEFVRESLCPIPLSLQKLKVVRSSIPHVPNWMGSLVNLQDICLELVRTEQKDFYILGGLPILRCLILRIRASESMNIQLTEEPRVTRVIVCGEVGFPCLKKFVYDSRYAGMNFTFAAGAMPMLKAQFRVSCNPAVISEVHHCISEIERFIFFCHGGVYCSLQSNYPFKLPRFVCDSFLLNVKTEHLLCSPKTRT; this is translated from the exons ATGGAGGTGGCTCTGGTGAGTGCGGCGACGGGCGCCTTGAAGCCCGTGCTTGGGAAGCTGGCCACCCTTTTGGGTGACGAGTACAAGCGTTTCAAGGGTGTGCACCGTGAGATCAAATCGCTTAGTAGCGAGCTCGCTGCCATGGAAGCGTTTCTTTTGAAGATCTCAGAGGAGGAGGATCCTGATATTCAGGATAAGGTGTGGATGAATGAGATCCGGGAGCTCTCCTATGACATGGAGGACTCCATCGATGACTTCATGCAAAGTGTTGACGACGGAGATACAAAGCCAGATGGATTTTTGGAGAAGATGAAGAACTCGTTGGGGAAGTTGGGGAAGATGAAGGCTCGTCGTCGCATCGGCAATGAGATCCATGATCTGAAGAAACAGATCATTGAGGTGGCCGAGAGGAATGAAAGGTACAAGCAGGCCCGTGAGGCCTTCTCCAAGGCCAAGAATACAACCATTGATTCTAGAGCTCTTGCTATCTTTAAGCATGCCTCTGAGCTTGTCGGAATTGATGAACCAAAGGCCGAGGTAATTAAATTGTTGACTAAAGGTGCATCAACACAAGAGAAAATGAAGCTGGTCTCTATCGTAGGATCTGGTGGGATGGGCAAGACAACTCTTGCAAACCAAGTGTATCAAGACCTAAAAGGAGAATTCGAATATCGGGCCTTCTTATCTGTGTCGAGAAATCCAGATATGATGAATATCATGAGAACTATTTTTAGTGAAGTTAGTGGCCAACGGTATGCCGACACCGAAGCAGGGAGTTTACAACAGCTCATCTCCAAGATCAACGATTTCCTGGTAGATAAAAG GTATTTCATTGTTGTTGATGATATATGGGATGTGGGTACATGGCATGTTATTAATCTTGCATTTCCCGTCACTAGTGCTGGTAGTATCATAATCACCACTACCCGTATAAATGATGTTGCTGAATCATGCCGTTCAACACCGTTCAGTGGAGATATTTATTGCATAAGGCCTCTTGACATGGTGCACTCTAGCAAATTATTTTACACAAGAttattcaactctgaagaaaattgcCCCTCATACCTTAAAATAGTTTCTGAGCATATTTTGAAAAAATGTGCTAGGTTGCCTTTGGCAATAATTGCCATATCTGGTTTGCTGGCTAATACTGAAAGGTCAGAGGGTCAATGGAAACAAGTTGAAGGTTCGATTGGTCGAGCACATGAAAGAAATCCCAATCTTGAAGgaatgatgaagatattgtcacttaGTTACTTTGATCTGCCTGCTCATCTGAAATCTTGTCTCTTATGTTTGAGTATATTCCCTGAAGATTCAATTATTAAGAAGAAAGTTTTGATAAATAAGTGGATTGCTGAAAGATTGATTCATACAGAAGGAGGATATAGTACAACATATGAGTTTGGGAAAAGGTGTTTTAATGAGCTAATCAATAGGAGTTTGATCCAACCCGTGGAGGCAGGCAAATACGATAGTGTCAAGAGCTGTCGACTTCATGACACAATTCTTGATTTTATCATATTAAAATCCACTGAAGAAAACTTTGTTACTTTGGTAGGTGTTCCTAGTTTAACTATTGGGACAAAAAGAAAAGTTCGCCGGCTCTCCCTGCAAGCCCGCAAACAAGAAGAACTAATAGTACCAACAGGCTTGGTATTGTCACATGTCCGATCACTTGATGTGTTTGGGGAATCTGTGAAAATTCCTTCTATGGATAAGTTCAGGCATTTGCGTTTTCTGGACTTTAAAGATTGCAAACAGCTGGAGAACGATCATCTTGAAAATATAGGAAAGTTGTTTCAGCTGAGGTACCTTAACCTCGGAGGGGCGGACAATGTAAGCAAGCTCCCAGAACAACTCGGAAGCCTATGGTGCTTGGAGATACTGGATGTAAGTCGCACCTCAATTTGTGAATTACCACCATCTATTGTCAATCTCAAGAGATTGGTGCACCTATTAATCACGACCGAAGCTATACTTCCTTGTGGAATTTCCAAGCTGCAAACACTGGAGAAATTGAGCCTTGTCAGTGTCTATAGCCAGTCATTTAATGTCCTGCGAGAATTTGAGAAGCTGCAGAGTCTGAAGGTATTGACCCTTGATTTGGAGGATTATTATAATTCTACTGACCGAGTGAACGCTGAAAATGAGTCCAAGCAAACTATCATTGCCGCTTCCCTTAAAAACCTAGGGAACCTCTTATCTCTAACTGTTTTGAATGGCCCTGAATTTGTAAGGGAGTCTTTGTGCCCTATACCACTTAGCCTCCAGAAGCTGAAAGTCGTGCGTTCGAGTATTCCCCATGTTCCAAATTGGATGGGCTCCCTTGTGAACCTCCAGGACATATGCCTTGAATTGGTCAGAACTGAGCAGAAAGATTTCTATATCCTTGGAGGCTTACCTATTCTGCGTTGTCTAATTCTGCGCATTCGTGCAAGTGAAAGTATGAATATTCAATTAACAGAAGAGCCTCGAGTTACAAGGGTCATAGTATGTGGTGAAGTTGGATTCCCGTGCTTGAAGAAATTTGTGTATGATAGTCGGTATGCTGGGATGAATTTCACGTTTGCGGCTGGAGCCATGCCCATG CTCAAGGCACAATTCCGAGTAAGCTGCAATCCT GCTGTAATTTCAGAGGTTCATCACTGCATTTCCGAGATCGAGCGGTTCATCTTTTTCTGCCATGGAGGAGTCTACTGCTCCTTGCAG AGTAATTACCCCTTTAAATTACCCCGTTTTGTCTGTGACTCCTTCCTTCTTAATGTGAAAACAGAGCACCTGCTGTGCTCGCCAAAAACAAGAACATGA